In Xiphophorus hellerii strain 12219 unplaced genomic scaffold, Xiphophorus_hellerii-4.1 PGA_scaffold_85__1_contigs__length_250000, whole genome shotgun sequence, a single window of DNA contains:
- the LOC116716734 gene encoding interphotoreceptor matrix proteoglycan 1-like, giving the protein MLLKSGVFLTLCLFTLQASRIKELNDINFSGLRDVKYRHFLEASRPIRHATNVRSEQDGQRVKRSAVHTTGVKVCPQETMKTVIGSHRAYYKLRVCQEAIWEAFRIFLDRVPAPEEYRTWVFTCQHQNLCMDDLAQNFSSSQEHLDLVARRVEEAEREGFVAAKEEPSSECSWTPPPILLPAETDEVKDLIKENYEEYIVEFSITVSDPTYSEMLSNPAAPHYNSVTRELRDKMVHVFEKVPGFKEIRVLGFRSEDLSVRYAVVFNGETELNQDFDSLEMEERKETNEDVNAPKLKRIIVTALKQEPTLLLDIQTLSFEAAPLRKLTKKGTQWCWGSIPAKALQNLKDSLTSETVMSYFDPYKDTELVID; this is encoded by the exons ATGCTTTTAAAGTCAGGAGTATTTCTCACCTTGTGTCTGTTTACTCTTCAGGCGAGTCGAATCAAAG AACTGAATGACATAAACTTTTCCGGGCTCAGAGACGTGAAGTACCGGCATTTTCTGGAAGCTTCCCGACCCATCAGGCATGCGACCAACGTCCGATCCGAGCAGGACGGACAGCGGGTGAAGAGGTCCGCCGTCCACACCACCGGCGTCAAAGTGTGTCCCCAGGAGACGATGAAAACCGTCATTGGCAGCCACCGCGCCTACTACAAACTCAGAG TTTGTCAGGAAGCAATCTGGGAAGCGTTCCGGATCTTCCTGGACAGAGTCCCGGCCCCGGAGGAGTACCGGACCTGGGTGTTCACCTGCCAGCATCAGAACCTTTGCATGGACGACCTGGCCCAGAACTTCAGCAGCTCTCAGGAGCATCTGGACCTGGTGGCCAGA agaGTAGAAGAGGCTGAAAGAGAAGG GTTTGTTGCAGCTAAGGAAGAGCCAAGCAGTGAAT GCAGCTGGACTCCTCCTCCCATTCTGCTTCCAGCAGAAACAGACGAG GTTAAAGACCTGATTAAGGAGAACTACGAGGAATACATTGTTGAGTTCAGCATCACCGTGTCTGACCCGACATACAGCGAAATGCTTAGCAACCCCGCAGCGCCGCATTACAACAGCGTCACCAGAGAGCTCAGAGACAAG aTGGTTCACGTGTTTGAAAAAGTTCCAGGATTCAAAGAAATACGTGTTCTTGGATTTCG CTCAGAGGATCTCTCTGTGCGCTACGCTGTGGTCTTTAACGGAGAAACGGAGCTAAACCAAGACTTTGACAGTTTGGAGatggaagagagaaaagagacaaACGAAGATGTGAATGCGCCGAAACTGAAACGCATCATCGTTACGGCCTTGAAGCAGGAGCCGACGCTGCTGCTGGACATACAGACACTCAGCTTTGAGGCTG CACCACTACGCAAACTGACCAAGAAAGGCACACAATGGTGCTGGGGTTCAATCCCAGCAAAAGCCCTGCAAAACCTGAAAGACAGCTTAACCAGTGAGACTGTGATGTCATATTTTGACCCTTACAAAGACACAGAACTGGTCATAGACTGA